In Thioclava sp. GXIMD4216, a single genomic region encodes these proteins:
- a CDS encoding nucleotidyl transferase AbiEii/AbiGii toxin family protein, whose protein sequence is MSDNDPHAQDSKFDIVDVDVRAWVETARADPTLYRDRQVTEIVLGAIGLAPSLSKTLVLKGGAVMALAFKSNRVTGDVDFTSMAEPDDLTEKITTELNEMLPRTAIKLGYPDLLCRVQSVKKMPRAQNFEDHEFPALRVRIGSAKRGTGEEVRLADGKASRVLDVEISFRDQVYAFQELNLHGAGVAVRAFTIHELVAEKFRALLQQTIRKRNRRQDVYDIAFLIGKNDFSDADRTAILTTLIEKCRSRGIEANRESMDDPEIKQRAQAEWETLALEIGDLPPFEERFSLMHDLYVSLPWGGTKKDH, encoded by the coding sequence ATGTCTGATAACGACCCCCACGCGCAAGATAGCAAATTCGACATCGTCGATGTCGATGTTCGTGCATGGGTCGAAACCGCGCGCGCAGACCCAACACTCTATCGAGATCGCCAAGTAACGGAGATTGTCTTAGGGGCAATCGGCTTAGCCCCCTCACTGTCGAAAACGCTCGTCTTGAAGGGCGGGGCGGTCATGGCCCTAGCTTTCAAGAGCAATCGGGTCACCGGGGATGTGGACTTCACCTCCATGGCAGAACCTGATGACCTGACAGAGAAAATCACCACCGAGCTGAATGAGATGCTGCCCCGCACCGCGATCAAGCTCGGCTACCCTGATCTTCTTTGTCGGGTTCAATCAGTGAAGAAGATGCCACGCGCCCAGAATTTCGAGGATCACGAATTCCCCGCGCTCCGGGTCCGCATTGGATCCGCCAAGCGCGGCACAGGTGAAGAGGTCCGGCTGGCGGACGGCAAGGCAAGTCGAGTTCTTGATGTCGAGATCAGCTTCCGCGATCAGGTCTATGCCTTTCAGGAGCTGAACCTGCACGGGGCCGGTGTGGCGGTACGCGCGTTCACTATCCATGAGCTCGTCGCCGAAAAATTCCGTGCTCTGCTTCAGCAAACCATACGCAAGCGCAACCGGCGACAGGACGTCTACGACATCGCATTTCTGATTGGCAAAAATGATTTCAGCGATGCTGACAGAACAGCCATCCTAACCACGTTGATCGAGAAATGCCGCAGCCGTGGGATCGAAGCCAATCGAGAATCCATGGATGACCCGGAAATCAAACAACGCGCCCAGGCTGAATGGGAAACGCTCGCCCTCGAAATCGGTGATTTACCGCCCTTTGAAGAGCGCTTCTCTCTCATGCACGATCTCTATGTTTCGCTGCCATGGGGCGGCACCAAGAAAGACCATTAA
- a CDS encoding replication initiator protein A gives MVTENTNSNDPLLPDRHPQHDLFICDVADAVLKDVMQHMEHPFYSLSKKPETTVKRYRNGENWLEITPSVKGLATIYDKDILIYCISQIMAKLKLGEQVSPRVRINSRELLIFTNRGTSGREYQSLLDALDRLEGTRIRTNIVSGDEEQIDGFGLIDASSIRRKHGLDGRLLWCEVKLSDWVFNAIRKEEVLTLHRDYFRLRKPIERRVYEIARKHCGQQRTWRITLPKLLLKTGSQSPEKRFRQMIKQLVQHDHLPDYNVAFDEAADMIIFTNRGTMVPAPLIQGRVPPLKSVTYERARQVAPGWDVHYLEREWREWIFEPPRDADGAFVGFCRKWFEKRDRP, from the coding sequence ATGGTAACTGAAAACACGAATTCAAACGATCCCCTGCTGCCTGATCGTCATCCTCAGCACGATCTGTTCATCTGCGATGTGGCGGATGCGGTCTTGAAGGACGTGATGCAGCACATGGAGCACCCGTTTTACTCCCTTTCCAAGAAGCCGGAGACCACGGTTAAGCGCTACAGGAACGGCGAGAACTGGTTGGAAATCACGCCGAGCGTCAAAGGTCTTGCCACGATTTATGATAAGGACATCCTGATCTACTGCATCAGTCAGATCATGGCGAAGCTGAAGCTGGGTGAGCAGGTGTCGCCGCGCGTTCGGATCAACTCGCGGGAACTGCTGATCTTCACCAACCGGGGAACAAGCGGTCGGGAGTATCAATCCCTCCTCGATGCACTTGACCGCCTCGAAGGAACACGGATCAGGACCAACATTGTCAGCGGCGATGAAGAGCAGATCGACGGCTTCGGTCTGATCGACGCATCCTCGATCCGTCGCAAGCACGGGTTGGACGGCCGCCTACTCTGGTGTGAGGTGAAGCTGTCGGATTGGGTGTTCAACGCGATCCGGAAAGAAGAGGTCCTGACCTTGCACCGGGACTATTTTCGTCTGCGCAAGCCAATCGAACGCCGCGTGTACGAGATCGCTCGAAAGCACTGCGGGCAGCAAAGAACCTGGCGGATCACCCTACCGAAACTTTTGCTCAAGACCGGCTCACAAAGCCCGGAGAAGCGGTTCCGCCAGATGATCAAGCAGCTGGTTCAGCATGACCACTTGCCGGACTACAACGTCGCCTTTGATGAAGCTGCGGATATGATCATCTTCACCAATCGCGGCACGATGGTCCCTGCCCCATTGATCCAGGGGCGTGTTCCGCCCCTAAAGTCGGTCACCTATGAACGTGCCCGGCAGGTCGCGCCAGGCTGGGACGTGCATTACCTCGAACGCGAATGGCGAGAGTGGATTTTTGAACCGCCGCGCGATGCGGATGGGGCTTTCGTCGGCTTTTGCCGGAAGTGGTTCGAGAAACGCGACAGGCCCTAA
- a CDS encoding ParA family protein yields the protein MPVIVMASPKGGVGKSTCAVLLASEFARMGAEVTVLDCDPNKSLTRWASHGTPKGVTLLSEIGRAEIVPTIRGADGDGRIVVVDLEGVASQLVSRAISQADLVIVPMQPTALDAEIGSEALALVREEEEALGRKIRHAVVLTKTSAAVKSRVQKELEEQLRGAGIDVIEPSLVARAAFSEIFAYGFDLTAMMQDPKMVTGGKVDMAITNAQGFAEAVYERLK from the coding sequence ATGCCCGTCATCGTCATGGCAAGCCCCAAGGGAGGCGTTGGAAAGTCCACATGCGCCGTCCTTCTGGCGTCTGAGTTCGCCCGCATGGGCGCTGAGGTCACAGTCTTGGACTGCGACCCGAACAAATCGCTGACCCGGTGGGCATCTCACGGCACCCCAAAGGGTGTCACGCTCCTGAGCGAGATCGGCCGAGCTGAAATTGTTCCGACGATCCGGGGCGCAGACGGGGATGGCAGGATCGTTGTCGTGGATCTCGAAGGCGTCGCCTCGCAACTCGTCAGCCGGGCAATATCTCAGGCCGATCTGGTGATCGTGCCAATGCAGCCAACTGCGCTTGACGCTGAGATAGGCTCGGAAGCACTCGCATTGGTCCGGGAAGAAGAAGAAGCTCTCGGCCGCAAAATTCGCCACGCGGTCGTTCTGACCAAGACGAGCGCGGCCGTGAAAAGCCGTGTCCAGAAAGAACTCGAAGAGCAGCTACGCGGGGCGGGGATCGACGTAATCGAACCTTCTCTGGTCGCGCGGGCAGCTTTCTCTGAAATCTTCGCCTATGGCTTCGATCTGACCGCGATGATGCAAGATCCGAAGATGGTGACGGGGGGCAAGGTCGATATGGCTATCACGAACGCCCAAGGTTTCGCGGAGGCTGTCTATGAGCGACTCAAATAG
- the mobV gene encoding MobV family relaxase: protein MSAEPRKLLDEGWSKVRGSMQGLHGEGKSFGIMRTAKIKTLGNMGASLQHSFRERETPNADPDRTSDNTILVGGDNSKEVLAAWKDRAPEKIRKNAVHGLEYFIGGSPAKMKAMTREEQDTYFRDALGWIENRHGKENVLSAMVHRDETTPHMTVMTIPLDDRGKLNCRSFVGNKKALSDLQTDFAEKVSEKHGLRRGIKGSTARHERVQRVYGAYMSGEDAVALPERVRGSLLRGGKESDADWHARATEVATDALRGYQMKMREEKLDMDAKLNTAQSMIQSLQSLQQSYKIQLDAARETLSRLVSSLELADKGAEANAALEAYADLEGKILVGDLGVLKDAAGSPARIDKIVDIYDRVIPDGTAMTEEQARFDRALDLTLDAMADGKVAKRKDPVRIAIEARALPYVQKALAHLAQDRVTPPFSSRDERLAFRAEIEGSLSADQLVGLKQGDETVLEDVLGDRLSQQQQLSLALAYFDYGDIDVDAGVRRGMIERLSDVEDGPKHQEPGLRH from the coding sequence ATGTCCGCAGAACCCCGCAAGCTCCTTGATGAAGGCTGGTCCAAGGTACGGGGCAGCATGCAGGGCCTTCACGGTGAGGGGAAATCCTTCGGCATCATGCGGACTGCGAAGATCAAAACGCTCGGCAACATGGGGGCCAGCCTTCAGCATAGCTTCCGGGAGCGGGAGACCCCGAATGCCGATCCAGACAGGACCAGCGACAACACGATCCTGGTCGGCGGCGACAACAGCAAGGAGGTGCTGGCAGCGTGGAAGGATCGGGCTCCCGAGAAGATCAGGAAGAACGCCGTGCACGGTCTGGAATACTTCATCGGTGGCTCGCCCGCGAAAATGAAAGCCATGACCAGGGAGGAGCAGGACACGTACTTCCGGGATGCGCTTGGCTGGATCGAGAACCGGCACGGCAAGGAAAACGTCCTCTCAGCGATGGTCCACCGCGACGAGACCACCCCGCACATGACGGTGATGACCATCCCCCTCGATGACAGGGGCAAGCTGAACTGCCGGTCGTTCGTGGGGAACAAGAAGGCTCTTTCCGATCTCCAGACAGACTTTGCGGAGAAGGTCAGCGAGAAGCATGGCCTTCGGCGGGGCATCAAGGGTTCCACAGCGCGGCACGAGCGCGTGCAGCGGGTCTATGGGGCCTACATGTCCGGTGAAGACGCTGTAGCCCTCCCTGAGCGCGTCAGAGGCTCTCTCCTGCGCGGTGGCAAGGAAAGCGATGCTGACTGGCACGCACGGGCCACAGAAGTCGCCACAGACGCGCTCCGTGGCTACCAGATGAAGATGCGGGAAGAAAAGCTCGACATGGATGCGAAGCTGAACACGGCGCAGTCGATGATCCAGTCTCTTCAGTCGCTGCAGCAGAGCTATAAGATCCAGCTCGACGCAGCCCGTGAAACGCTGTCGCGATTGGTGTCGAGCCTGGAACTGGCTGATAAGGGGGCCGAGGCAAACGCTGCCCTCGAAGCCTATGCCGATTTGGAAGGGAAAATTCTTGTTGGTGATCTTGGCGTCCTCAAGGACGCTGCAGGTTCACCAGCTCGGATCGATAAAATCGTGGACATCTATGACCGGGTCATTCCTGACGGTACCGCGATGACCGAAGAGCAGGCCCGGTTCGACCGGGCGCTGGACCTGACCTTGGATGCCATGGCGGATGGCAAGGTGGCGAAACGGAAAGACCCGGTACGGATAGCGATCGAGGCTCGTGCCCTGCCCTATGTTCAGAAAGCTCTTGCTCACCTGGCGCAGGATCGAGTGACCCCGCCCTTCAGCAGCCGGGACGAACGACTGGCATTCCGTGCGGAAATCGAAGGCTCTCTTTCAGCGGATCAGCTGGTGGGTCTGAAGCAGGGTGACGAGACAGTGCTGGAAGACGTCCTTGGTGATCGTCTTTCTCAGCAGCAACAGCTCAGCCTGGCACTGGCTTACTTCGATTATGGGGACATTGATGTCGATGCTGGCGTCCGTCGCGGCATGATTGAGCGGCTCTCTGATGTAGAAGATGGACCTAAGCATCAGGAGCCAGGGCTTCGGCACTGA
- a CDS encoding recombinase family protein, translating to MIIGYARVSTGDQSLDSQADALSAAGAGRIFADRISGSKRARTELDRMLDQLREGDVVTVTKYDRLARSLKDLLEIVAAIRAKGAGFRSLAEDIDTTTPAGRLTFHVFASISQFERERIAERTMEGLAAARKRGRVGGRPPALSLAQKAEVRRMRDEEQRAISEIARLFEVSERTVRRVEKRIQPSLQKP from the coding sequence ATGATCATCGGATATGCCCGCGTCAGCACTGGCGACCAGAGCCTTGATTCACAAGCTGACGCCCTTTCGGCCGCCGGAGCCGGGAGGATTTTCGCGGACCGGATCAGTGGATCGAAGCGCGCGCGGACCGAGCTGGATCGGATGCTGGATCAGCTCCGCGAGGGCGACGTTGTGACAGTCACCAAATATGACCGTCTGGCCCGGTCCCTGAAAGACCTTCTGGAGATCGTCGCGGCGATCCGTGCGAAAGGTGCTGGGTTCCGGTCCCTGGCCGAGGACATCGACACCACGACCCCGGCAGGTCGCCTGACATTCCATGTATTCGCATCCATCTCGCAGTTCGAACGCGAGCGGATTGCCGAGCGAACCATGGAGGGGCTGGCGGCGGCCCGCAAGCGCGGCCGGGTAGGAGGTAGGCCCCCTGCCCTGTCGCTTGCCCAGAAGGCCGAGGTGCGCCGGATGCGTGACGAGGAACAACGCGCAATCTCCGAGATCGCGCGGCTCTTCGAGGTCAGCGAGCGGACGGTGCGGCGGGTTGAGAAGCGTATTCAACCCAGTCTTCAGAAACCTTGA
- a CDS encoding N-6 DNA methylase, with translation MNLFNRKTLKRHIKDDPIPADHLAALEAWAELISSGRIERLKETALHGQFASKIVEGVLGYHGPAGGADYNVSTEQNILRGSVDLALGRFGGKTPDIVAPFELKGADTRDLDAIMPGRNKSPVQQAWEYAMNARGVKWVLVSNMIELRFYGFGEGTSAYEEFRLDQLTDPEEYARFMLLLSAENLLSGRTADLLKESRREDKDITDSLYQDYKDLRLKLLSAVQKADASIAPLDAIAIAQKILDRVLFIAFAEDTGLLPNNTLENAFIARDPYNPRPIWDNFKGLFRAIDLGSDELKIPRYNGGLFREDAVINGLIISDDVCEGFKTLGGYDFASEVSVTVLGHIFEQSIADVERLQAIARGEEEEPEKTTGTSGRRKRDGVVYTPDYIARFIVAETLGTHLREIFEDTLRAHAKKGADVSDYENISWRKKSAELEAWQAYRERLRTLRIVDPACGSGVFLIMAFDFMKAELTRVNDKIKDLLPKAEYFGDLLDYVPDSEILTGNLFGVDVNEESIEITKLSLWIKTARRGKVLDSLSGSIRVGDSLIEDSNFAYLDHAFTWETAFPGVFAEGGFDVVLGNPPYVRMEFLKLLKPYLEKRYEVVSDRADLYCYFYERGLRLLKPGGRLGYISSNTFFKTGSGKPLREYLLKEATIESVVDFGDLQVFEGVTTYPAILIMKRGAAPKGHELRFWKVDALPENNFLATWEAAAGPYPQTALGAGSWELENPALRALRDKIRTGRKTLKDVYGSPLYGIKTGLNAAFVIDNATKERLCAQDPKSADLLHPFLEGKDLKRWRAEPRGLWLIYIPKNRINIDDYPAIRDWLLPFKDQLEKRATKQEWFELQQAQEAYLPYFEGAKVLYPEFCNVPQFQLEDGHFTNNKCYFIGSDDAWLAAFLNSKVAWFTITGNSVPVRGGFHQMHSQFVEQAVIPKISAEQKTDLEGLTNSCQTAAQKRLALQTALTRRLPDLCPPGREPKLTNKLKEWWTLPDFATFRAEVKKVFKADIPLADRSDWEDWINRDRAEIARLTAEIAQAEARIGSIVYDLFDLTEDEIALLEAAI, from the coding sequence ATGAATTTGTTCAACCGTAAGACCCTGAAGCGCCACATCAAAGACGATCCAATCCCAGCAGATCATCTGGCTGCGCTGGAAGCCTGGGCGGAGCTGATAAGCTCGGGCCGGATTGAACGCCTAAAAGAGACCGCCCTGCACGGGCAGTTCGCCTCCAAGATCGTTGAAGGTGTTCTCGGTTACCACGGTCCAGCTGGCGGGGCAGACTACAACGTCTCAACCGAACAAAATATTCTGCGCGGCAGCGTCGATCTGGCGCTTGGCCGCTTTGGCGGCAAGACACCTGACATCGTGGCACCATTCGAGCTGAAGGGCGCGGATACCCGCGACCTCGATGCAATCATGCCGGGCCGGAACAAGAGCCCCGTTCAACAGGCGTGGGAATACGCCATGAACGCACGCGGCGTAAAATGGGTTTTGGTCTCGAACATGATCGAGCTGCGCTTCTACGGCTTCGGGGAAGGCACCTCGGCCTATGAGGAATTCCGCCTCGACCAGCTGACAGACCCCGAAGAATACGCGCGCTTCATGCTGCTCCTGTCAGCGGAGAATCTGCTGTCTGGCCGCACGGCTGATCTGCTGAAAGAAAGCCGCCGCGAAGACAAGGACATCACCGACAGCCTGTATCAGGACTACAAGGACCTGCGCCTCAAGCTCCTGAGCGCGGTCCAAAAAGCCGATGCCTCGATCGCCCCCCTCGATGCGATTGCCATCGCGCAGAAGATCCTCGATCGGGTGCTGTTCATCGCCTTTGCCGAAGATACCGGCCTGCTGCCAAACAACACACTGGAAAACGCCTTCATCGCGCGTGACCCTTACAACCCTCGCCCCATCTGGGACAATTTCAAAGGCCTATTCCGTGCCATCGACTTGGGTAGCGATGAGCTGAAGATCCCAAGATACAATGGCGGCCTGTTCCGCGAAGACGCGGTGATCAACGGGCTAATCATATCCGATGACGTCTGTGAAGGGTTCAAGACCTTAGGCGGCTATGACTTCGCATCCGAAGTCTCGGTCACCGTCCTAGGCCACATTTTTGAACAGTCCATCGCGGACGTGGAACGCCTGCAGGCGATCGCGCGCGGTGAAGAAGAAGAGCCCGAGAAAACCACCGGCACAAGCGGACGACGCAAGCGTGACGGTGTCGTCTATACTCCTGATTACATTGCACGCTTCATCGTGGCCGAGACTCTTGGCACGCACCTGAGAGAAATTTTTGAGGACACCTTACGCGCTCATGCCAAGAAGGGCGCGGATGTCAGCGACTACGAAAACATCTCCTGGCGGAAAAAGTCGGCCGAACTGGAAGCCTGGCAGGCCTATCGCGAGCGCCTGAGAACCTTGCGCATTGTTGATCCCGCCTGTGGTTCAGGTGTGTTCCTGATCATGGCCTTCGACTTCATGAAGGCCGAACTGACCCGCGTGAACGACAAGATCAAAGACTTGCTTCCGAAAGCTGAATATTTTGGGGACCTACTCGACTATGTCCCAGATAGTGAAATTCTGACCGGCAATCTCTTCGGCGTAGACGTGAACGAAGAAAGCATCGAGATCACCAAACTGTCGCTTTGGATCAAGACCGCCCGACGTGGCAAGGTTCTCGACAGCCTCTCGGGCAGTATCCGCGTCGGCGATAGCCTGATCGAAGACAGCAACTTCGCCTATCTCGACCACGCCTTCACTTGGGAAACGGCCTTCCCCGGTGTCTTTGCCGAAGGCGGTTTCGACGTGGTCCTGGGCAACCCGCCCTATGTGCGGATGGAATTCCTGAAGCTGCTGAAACCCTATCTGGAAAAGCGCTATGAGGTCGTGTCCGATCGGGCCGATCTCTACTGCTATTTCTACGAACGCGGCCTGCGCCTGCTGAAACCGGGCGGGCGCTTGGGCTACATTTCCTCGAACACTTTTTTCAAGACTGGCTCGGGCAAGCCCCTGCGCGAATACCTTTTGAAAGAGGCCACTATCGAAAGCGTGGTCGATTTTGGCGACCTGCAAGTCTTCGAGGGCGTAACCACCTATCCGGCGATCCTGATCATGAAACGCGGGGCCGCGCCCAAAGGGCATGAGCTGCGCTTTTGGAAGGTGGATGCCCTGCCGGAAAACAACTTCTTGGCCACTTGGGAAGCTGCTGCCGGCCCATATCCACAGACGGCCTTGGGTGCCGGATCGTGGGAACTGGAAAACCCTGCCCTGCGCGCCCTGCGCGACAAGATCAGGACAGGCAGAAAAACTCTAAAGGACGTTTACGGATCACCGCTCTACGGTATCAAAACAGGCCTGAACGCTGCCTTTGTGATCGACAACGCCACCAAGGAGCGCCTCTGCGCCCAGGACCCAAAGTCTGCCGATCTTCTGCATCCTTTCCTCGAAGGCAAAGACCTGAAACGCTGGCGGGCCGAACCGCGCGGCCTGTGGCTGATCTACATCCCTAAAAACCGGATCAACATTGACGATTATCCAGCCATTCGGGATTGGCTACTTCCATTCAAGGATCAGCTGGAAAAGCGGGCCACCAAGCAGGAATGGTTCGAGCTCCAACAGGCGCAGGAGGCCTACTTGCCTTACTTTGAGGGCGCAAAGGTGCTCTACCCTGAATTTTGTAATGTGCCACAGTTCCAGTTGGAAGACGGACATTTCACGAACAACAAATGCTACTTTATCGGTTCAGACGACGCCTGGCTCGCAGCTTTCCTGAACTCCAAAGTGGCTTGGTTCACGATCACCGGAAACAGTGTTCCTGTTCGTGGTGGCTTCCACCAAATGCACTCTCAGTTTGTCGAGCAGGCCGTGATACCAAAAATCTCGGCTGAGCAGAAAACCGACCTTGAGGGCCTAACCAACAGTTGCCAGACAGCGGCCCAAAAACGCCTGGCACTCCAAACCGCTCTCACGCGCCGCCTACCAGACCTCTGCCCGCCTGGACGCGAACCCAAGCTCACCAACAAGCTCAAGGAATGGTGGACCCTGCCCGACTTCGCCACCTTCCGCGCCGAGGTGAAGAAGGTGTTCAAGGCCGACATCCCGCTTGCTGATCGCTCCGACTGGGAGGATTGGATCAACCGCGACCGCGCTGAGATCGCCCGCCTGACCGCCGAAATCGCCCAGGCCGAAGCCCGGATCGGCAGCATCGTCTATGACCTGTTCGACCTGACCGAAGACGAAATCGCGCTGTTGGAGGCGGCCATATGA